A portion of the Salvelinus fontinalis isolate EN_2023a chromosome 32, ASM2944872v1, whole genome shotgun sequence genome contains these proteins:
- the LOC129831437 gene encoding zinc finger protein 687b-like isoform X2, with protein MGDMKTPDFDDLLAAFDIPDIDAKEAIQSADEADGPGGAPLGKPDGGVGVGPSLRPPSPTDPQADTPIVSVIVKNCVRPDIDGGDEDTDQNTMDSIAGVAMGPRLGVCAPGMVESEPLNHNGFGAAGITTPLTQAQAQSNGEPWSVSTPKTEGGGGVAGSTKSVKQVGNIFNRLKPLMAQGSGDPVGRARKMQLLQQQHTRKEAGKEASLSSSSSVVSASLVSGVSVGLSSPFFPPSKPLLPSPSPALSSHPLHSSPPFNGAPKASSALCPRDSEGDDSDPDLGPPLLIQEPSDSPSRTPPKLTRRFRSSAGRTDSTHPMASLAAHPKPGDTPSGCRVTSSTAQSGSTKSLPQEDKHPEHVIEERDSPESPEPEIPISAAPVTAKRCSSPAVASTPPPSDLQEPKEEEEEMEVGNGIEKAMDGKEEEGAIGEEEGTRTGEEKMEVSDGKSTPPTTEGCTSTPGGPAAPVRPLKVRIKTIKTSTGGITRTVTRVAPKAGAAGAKGLDPSKAPPVVRKTPVNRAWKPDTPSGRMAASQPQNSKSLNTLPVSTLAASSAMLAAATKAQNKMAASSDKAKVSATAVSITKSAALPATPSVASSPKFSVATGGMSVRPVGAKTSNGGSASVLAGTHQPNKPASIVNSTGAVISRSQSSLVEAFNKILNSKNLLPSYKPDLSAAPPPEWGLPLPAMGYRCLECGDAFALERSLARHYDRRSLRIEVTCNHCAKRLAFFNKCSLLLHAREHKERGLIMQCSHLVMRPVTVEQMIGQQDTTPIVSSPSTMSGAPAVSSSSSPLKDTQSQSAAQLRPVRRVPQIPQVLMPLPSKKGEVLQYHNFKCPECQAQFSGKAELVAHFQQIRATPNSTCMLCAPPMMLPNWCSVSAHQRIHKHRAPHVCPECGGIARQASFQTHLEEACLHFARRIGYRCSSCQVVFGGLNSIKSHIQTAHCEVFHKCPSCPMAFKSAPSAQGHISTQHPTLTGGQAKLIYKCVMCDTVFTQKPLLYMHFDTHLAKQKVHVFKCPDCTKLYAQKGSMMEHIKTAHRRLSVKQEGQSNASAPAPTNPSAPSLPKSKPSAKKDNSDGEDWGRDQEEEEEEGEEEGGEDYEEPENQSSSMEVDSHRGTISEWSCQQCQKTFTQSDDYISHMKTEHGKATKKFPCCVCESSFSTSSSLRRHVRVIHEGNKRVFHCQYCTEGKRTFSSRLILEKHIQVHHHRVRATDGQTRKRSVPGKGPGSSSELDGEGGPPGDEEGGGTDSREATEGGEEGSIPVKKTRALALPEPEEDDNVFRCVPCGFATEDGAEFQRHIPQHRADAASFQCLQCGVCFASAGSLGRHRFITHHVRDPQGESNHRPPRTPSSPDGLPSSPQDGEDGKGKMSCRVCSRRFDRASDLNTHLRTHGMAFITAHKTDKPQ; from the exons ATGGGGGACATGAAGACCCCAGATTTCGATGACCTATTGGCAGCATTTGACATTCCTGACATCGATGCTAAAGAGGCCATCCAGTCTGCTGATGAGGCTGACGGGCCAGGCGGTGCACCTCTGGGAAAGCCGGACGGTGGGGTTGGTGTAGGGCCTTCTCTGAGACCACCTAGCCCCACGGACCCCCAGGCTGACACCCCTATTGTCAGTGTTATCGTAAAGAACTGTGTACGACCTGACATCGATGGAGGGGATGAGGACACAGACCAGAACACTATGGACAGCATTGCCGGGGTCGCTATGGGTCCACGGCTCGGTGTCTGTGCCCCAGGCATGGTGGAATCTGAACCACTCAATCACAATGGATTTGGGGCTGCTGGTATAACTACTCCCCTAACCCAGGCTCAGGCCCAATCTAATGGGGAGCCGTGGTCAGTGTCTACCCCcaaaacagagggaggaggaggcgtTGCTGGATCAACTAAATCGGTCAAGCAGGTTGGCAATATATTCAACAGACTGAAGCCTCTTATGGCGCAAGGGTCGGGAGACCCTGTAGGGAGGGCGAGGAAGATGCAGCTCCTACAGCAGCAGCACACACGAAAAGAGGCAGGCAAAGAGGCTTCGttatcctcctcttcatctgttgTGTCTGCGTCTCTTGTCTCAGGCGTGTCAGTAGGactgtcctctcctttcttcccaCCTTCCAAGCCTCTGCTCCCGTCCCCGTCACCCGCCCTCTCCTCACACCCGTTGCACTCATCTCCGCCGTTTAACGGGGCACCTAAAGCCAGCTCGGCATTGTGTCCCAGAGACTCAGAGGGGGATGATTCTGATCCGGACCTAGGGCCCCCGCTGCTGATCCAGGAACCCTCTGACTCCCCCTCCCGCACCCCTCCCAAACTGACCCGTCGTTTTAGGTCCTCTGCTGGCCGCACTGACTCCACCCATCCCATGGCCTCATTGGCAGCTCATCCCAAACCAGGGGACACTCCCTCGGGCTGTAGAGTGACCTCATCAACCGCCCAGTCAGGCTCCACCAAGAGTCTACCacaggaagacaaacacccaGAGCATGTTATAGAAGAGCGAGACTCACCTGAAAGTCCTGAGCCAGAGATACCCATATCGGCAGCACCAGTAACCGCCAAGAGGTGCTCCAGCCCTGCAGTAGCCTCCACACCGCCCCCCTCAGACCTTCAGGAGcctaaggaggaggaggaggagatggaggtgggAAATGGAATAGAGAAGGCTATGGATGGCAAGGAGGAAGAGGGTGCAATTGGAGAGGAAGAGGGTAcaagaacaggagaggagaaaatggAGGTGAGTGATGGCAAGTCTACGCCTCCAACCACTGAAGGTTGCACCTCAACTCCAGGAGGGCCTGCTGCTCCTGTCCGGCCCCTCAAAGTGCGGATAAAGACCATCAAAACCTCCACTGGTGGAATCACCAGAACTGTTACCAGGGTCGCACCCAAAGCAGGTGCTGCTGGAGCAAAGGGTTTGGATCCCAGCAAAGCTCCACCAGTGGTGCGGAAGACCCCAGTCAACAGGGCCTGGAAACCTGACACTCCCTCTGGTCGTATGGCAGCCTCCCAGCCACAGAATTCAAAGAGCCTCAACACACTACCCGTGTCTACACTAGCAGCCAGTAGTGCTATGCTAGCAGCTGCAACCAAGGCTCAGAACAAGATGGCTGCCTCCTCGGACAAGGCCAAGGTATCTGCCACTGCTGTTAGCATCACTAAATCTGCCGCCCTGCCTGCCACTCCCTCGGTTGCCTCCTCTCCGAAGTTCTCAGTAGCCACTGGTGGGATGAGCGTACGTCCTGTTGGTGCTAAAACGTCTAACGGAGGCAGCGCCAGCGTCCTAGCCGGCACTCACCAGCCAAACAAGCCTGCCTCCATTGTGAACAGCACGGGCGCCGTCATTTCCCGCAGCCAGTCTAGCCTGGTGGAGGCCTTCAACAAGATCCTCAACAGCAAGAACCTGCTGCCCAGTTATAAGCCTGACCTCTCGGCGGCTCCGCCCCCAGAGTGGGGGCTCCCTCTGCCTGCCATGGGCTACCGCTGTCTAGAATGTGGCGATGCCTTCGCCCTGGAGCGGAGCCTGGCCCGCCACTATGACAGGCGCTCGCTGCGCATCGAGGTGACCTGCAACCACTGTGCCAAGCGGCTGGCCTTTTTCAACAAGTGCAGCCTGCTGCTCCACGCCAGGGAGCATAAGGAACGAGGGCTGATAATGCAGTGCTCTCACCTCGTCATGAGGCCCGTCACCGTGGAGCAGATGATTGGCCAGCAGGACACCACACCCATCG tctcctccccctccaccatgtCCGGAGCCCCCGCCGTGTCATCCAGTTCCAGCCCACTGAAGGACACACAGTCTCAATCTGCAGCCCAGCTGAGACCGGTCCGCCGTGTGCCCCAGATCCCCCAGGTGCTGATGCCCCTCCCCAGCAAGAAGGGAGAGGTGCTGCAGTACCACAACTTCAAGTGTCCCGAGTGCCAGGCCCAGTTCTCTGGCAAGGCCGAGCTGGTCGCCCACTTCCAGCAGATCAGAGCTACCCCCAACTCG ACCTGTATGCTGTGCGCCCCTCCCATGATGCTGCCTAACTGGTGCAGTGTGTCGGCTCACCAGAGGATTCATAAGCACCGGGCACCCCACGTCTGTCCAGAGTGTGGGGGCATCGCCCGGCAGGCCAGCTTCCAGACCCACCTGGAGGAGGCCTGTCTGCACTTCGCCCGCCGCATCGGATACAG GTGCTCCAGTTGCCAGGTGGTCTTCGGGGGTCTGAACTCCATCAAGTCCCACATCCAGACGGCCCACTGCGAGGTGTTCCACAAGTGCCCCAGCTGCCCTATGGCCTTCAAGTCTGCCCCTAGTGCACAGGGACACATCAGCACCCAGCACCCCACCCTCACCGGGGGACAGGCCAA ATTGATCTAcaagtgtgtgatgtgtgataCAGTTTTTACCCAGAAACCCTTACTGTACATGCATTTCGACACCCACCTGGCCAAGCAAAAAGTGCATGTGTTCAAGTGTCCTGACTGCACCAAACTCTACGCGCAGAAAGGTTCCATGATGGAACACATAAAG ACTGCTCACAGAAGGCTGTCAGTCAAACAGGAGGGCCAATCCAATGCCTCTGCCCCTGCCCCCACCAACCCCTCAGCCCCCTCCCTCCCAAAATCCAAGCCCTCTGCAAAAAAGGACAACTCAGATGGGGAGGACTGGGGCCGAGaccaagaggaggaggaggaggaaggagaggaagaggggggtgagGACTATGAGGAACCTGAGAATCAGTCTAGTTCTATGGAGGTAGACAGCCATCGTGGGACCATCTCAGAATGGAGCTGCCAGCAATGTCAGAAGACCTTCACACAGAGTGACGACTACATCTCTCACATGAAGACAGAGCACGGAAAG GCTACGAAGAAGTTcccgtgttgtgtgtgtgagagctcctTCTCCACCTCTTCCAGCCTGCGGCGCCATGTACGCGTCATCCACGAGGGCAACAAGAGAGTCTTCCACTGCCA ATATTGCACAGAGGGCAAGCGGACCTTCAGCAGTCGGCTCATACTAGAGAAGCATATCCAGGTCCATCATCACAGAGTCAGAGCCACTGACGGACAG ACCAGGAAGCGTTCAGTCCCGGGTAAGGGCCCAGGCAGCTCATCTGAACTTGACGGAGAGGGGGGGCCACCAGGGGACGAGGAAGGGGGCGGCACGGACAGCAGAGAGGCCACAGAGGGGGGCGAGGAGGGCAGCATTCCCGTGAAGAAAACACGAGCGTTGGCGCTTCCCGAGCCCGAGGAGGACGACAACGTGTTCCGCTGCGTGCCGTGCGGCTTCGCCACGGAGGACGGCGCCGAGTTCCAGCGCCACATCCCGCAGCATCGCGCCGACGCCGCCTCCTTCCAGTGCCTGCAGTGTGGCGTGTGCTTCGCCTCAGCTGGCTCCCTGGGACGCCACCGTTTCATCACCCACCACGTGAGAGATCCCCAAGGGGAGTCCAACCACAGGCCACCCCGCACCCCCTCCTCCCCGGACGGCTTACCCTCATCCCCACAGGACGGAGAGGACGGTAAGGGGAAAATGAGCTGCAGGGTGTGCAGCCGGCGCTTCGACAGGGCCTCCGACCTTAACACCCACTTAAGGACCCACGGCATGGCCTTCATTACCGCCCACAAGACGGACAAGCCccagtag
- the LOC129831437 gene encoding zinc finger protein 687b-like isoform X1, whose protein sequence is MGDMKTPDFDDLLAAFDIPDIDAKEAIQSADEADGPGGAPLGKPDGGVGVGPSLRPPSPTDPQADTPIVSVIVKNCVRPDIDGGDEDTDQNTMDSIAGVAMGPRLGVCAPGMVESEPLNHNGFGAAGITTPLTQAQAQSNGEPWSVSTPKTEGGGGVAGSTKSVKQVGNIFNRLKPLMAQGSGDPVGRARKMQLLQQQHTRKEAGKEASLSSSSSVVSASLVSGVSVGLSSPFFPPSKPLLPSPSPALSSHPLHSSPPFNGAPKASSALCPRDSEGDDSDPDLGPPLLIQEPSDSPSRTPPKLTRRFRSSAGRTDSTHPMASLAAHPKPGDTPSGCRVTSSTAQSGSTKSLPQEDKHPEHVIEERDSPESPEPEIPISAAPVTAKRCSSPAVASTPPPSDLQEPKEEEEEMEVGNGIEKAMDGKEEEGAIGEEEGTRTGEEKMEVSDGKSTPPTTEGCTSTPGGPAAPVRPLKVRIKTIKTSTGGITRTVTRVAPKAGAAGAKGLDPSKAPPVVRKTPVNRAWKPDTPSGRMAASQPQNSKSLNTLPVSTLAASSAMLAAATKAQNKMAASSDKAKVSATAVSITKSAALPATPSVASSPKFSVATGGMSVRPVGAKTSNGGSASVLAGTHQPNKPASIVNSTGAVISRSQSSLVEAFNKILNSKNLLPSYKPDLSAAPPPEWGLPLPAMGYRCLECGDAFALERSLARHYDRRSLRIEVTCNHCAKRLAFFNKCSLLLHAREHKERGLIMQCSHLVMRPVTVEQMIGQQDTTPIGMCSPSISSPPPVSSPSTMSGAPAVSSSSSPLKDTQSQSAAQLRPVRRVPQIPQVLMPLPSKKGEVLQYHNFKCPECQAQFSGKAELVAHFQQIRATPNSTCMLCAPPMMLPNWCSVSAHQRIHKHRAPHVCPECGGIARQASFQTHLEEACLHFARRIGYRCSSCQVVFGGLNSIKSHIQTAHCEVFHKCPSCPMAFKSAPSAQGHISTQHPTLTGGQAKLIYKCVMCDTVFTQKPLLYMHFDTHLAKQKVHVFKCPDCTKLYAQKGSMMEHIKTAHRRLSVKQEGQSNASAPAPTNPSAPSLPKSKPSAKKDNSDGEDWGRDQEEEEEEGEEEGGEDYEEPENQSSSMEVDSHRGTISEWSCQQCQKTFTQSDDYISHMKTEHGKATKKFPCCVCESSFSTSSSLRRHVRVIHEGNKRVFHCQYCTEGKRTFSSRLILEKHIQVHHHRVRATDGQTRKRSVPGKGPGSSSELDGEGGPPGDEEGGGTDSREATEGGEEGSIPVKKTRALALPEPEEDDNVFRCVPCGFATEDGAEFQRHIPQHRADAASFQCLQCGVCFASAGSLGRHRFITHHVRDPQGESNHRPPRTPSSPDGLPSSPQDGEDGKGKMSCRVCSRRFDRASDLNTHLRTHGMAFITAHKTDKPQ, encoded by the exons ATGGGGGACATGAAGACCCCAGATTTCGATGACCTATTGGCAGCATTTGACATTCCTGACATCGATGCTAAAGAGGCCATCCAGTCTGCTGATGAGGCTGACGGGCCAGGCGGTGCACCTCTGGGAAAGCCGGACGGTGGGGTTGGTGTAGGGCCTTCTCTGAGACCACCTAGCCCCACGGACCCCCAGGCTGACACCCCTATTGTCAGTGTTATCGTAAAGAACTGTGTACGACCTGACATCGATGGAGGGGATGAGGACACAGACCAGAACACTATGGACAGCATTGCCGGGGTCGCTATGGGTCCACGGCTCGGTGTCTGTGCCCCAGGCATGGTGGAATCTGAACCACTCAATCACAATGGATTTGGGGCTGCTGGTATAACTACTCCCCTAACCCAGGCTCAGGCCCAATCTAATGGGGAGCCGTGGTCAGTGTCTACCCCcaaaacagagggaggaggaggcgtTGCTGGATCAACTAAATCGGTCAAGCAGGTTGGCAATATATTCAACAGACTGAAGCCTCTTATGGCGCAAGGGTCGGGAGACCCTGTAGGGAGGGCGAGGAAGATGCAGCTCCTACAGCAGCAGCACACACGAAAAGAGGCAGGCAAAGAGGCTTCGttatcctcctcttcatctgttgTGTCTGCGTCTCTTGTCTCAGGCGTGTCAGTAGGactgtcctctcctttcttcccaCCTTCCAAGCCTCTGCTCCCGTCCCCGTCACCCGCCCTCTCCTCACACCCGTTGCACTCATCTCCGCCGTTTAACGGGGCACCTAAAGCCAGCTCGGCATTGTGTCCCAGAGACTCAGAGGGGGATGATTCTGATCCGGACCTAGGGCCCCCGCTGCTGATCCAGGAACCCTCTGACTCCCCCTCCCGCACCCCTCCCAAACTGACCCGTCGTTTTAGGTCCTCTGCTGGCCGCACTGACTCCACCCATCCCATGGCCTCATTGGCAGCTCATCCCAAACCAGGGGACACTCCCTCGGGCTGTAGAGTGACCTCATCAACCGCCCAGTCAGGCTCCACCAAGAGTCTACCacaggaagacaaacacccaGAGCATGTTATAGAAGAGCGAGACTCACCTGAAAGTCCTGAGCCAGAGATACCCATATCGGCAGCACCAGTAACCGCCAAGAGGTGCTCCAGCCCTGCAGTAGCCTCCACACCGCCCCCCTCAGACCTTCAGGAGcctaaggaggaggaggaggagatggaggtgggAAATGGAATAGAGAAGGCTATGGATGGCAAGGAGGAAGAGGGTGCAATTGGAGAGGAAGAGGGTAcaagaacaggagaggagaaaatggAGGTGAGTGATGGCAAGTCTACGCCTCCAACCACTGAAGGTTGCACCTCAACTCCAGGAGGGCCTGCTGCTCCTGTCCGGCCCCTCAAAGTGCGGATAAAGACCATCAAAACCTCCACTGGTGGAATCACCAGAACTGTTACCAGGGTCGCACCCAAAGCAGGTGCTGCTGGAGCAAAGGGTTTGGATCCCAGCAAAGCTCCACCAGTGGTGCGGAAGACCCCAGTCAACAGGGCCTGGAAACCTGACACTCCCTCTGGTCGTATGGCAGCCTCCCAGCCACAGAATTCAAAGAGCCTCAACACACTACCCGTGTCTACACTAGCAGCCAGTAGTGCTATGCTAGCAGCTGCAACCAAGGCTCAGAACAAGATGGCTGCCTCCTCGGACAAGGCCAAGGTATCTGCCACTGCTGTTAGCATCACTAAATCTGCCGCCCTGCCTGCCACTCCCTCGGTTGCCTCCTCTCCGAAGTTCTCAGTAGCCACTGGTGGGATGAGCGTACGTCCTGTTGGTGCTAAAACGTCTAACGGAGGCAGCGCCAGCGTCCTAGCCGGCACTCACCAGCCAAACAAGCCTGCCTCCATTGTGAACAGCACGGGCGCCGTCATTTCCCGCAGCCAGTCTAGCCTGGTGGAGGCCTTCAACAAGATCCTCAACAGCAAGAACCTGCTGCCCAGTTATAAGCCTGACCTCTCGGCGGCTCCGCCCCCAGAGTGGGGGCTCCCTCTGCCTGCCATGGGCTACCGCTGTCTAGAATGTGGCGATGCCTTCGCCCTGGAGCGGAGCCTGGCCCGCCACTATGACAGGCGCTCGCTGCGCATCGAGGTGACCTGCAACCACTGTGCCAAGCGGCTGGCCTTTTTCAACAAGTGCAGCCTGCTGCTCCACGCCAGGGAGCATAAGGAACGAGGGCTGATAATGCAGTGCTCTCACCTCGTCATGAGGCCCGTCACCGTGGAGCAGATGATTGGCCAGCAGGACACCACACCCATCG GCATGTGTTCCCCTtcaatctcctctcctcctccagtctcctccccctccaccatgtCCGGAGCCCCCGCCGTGTCATCCAGTTCCAGCCCACTGAAGGACACACAGTCTCAATCTGCAGCCCAGCTGAGACCGGTCCGCCGTGTGCCCCAGATCCCCCAGGTGCTGATGCCCCTCCCCAGCAAGAAGGGAGAGGTGCTGCAGTACCACAACTTCAAGTGTCCCGAGTGCCAGGCCCAGTTCTCTGGCAAGGCCGAGCTGGTCGCCCACTTCCAGCAGATCAGAGCTACCCCCAACTCG ACCTGTATGCTGTGCGCCCCTCCCATGATGCTGCCTAACTGGTGCAGTGTGTCGGCTCACCAGAGGATTCATAAGCACCGGGCACCCCACGTCTGTCCAGAGTGTGGGGGCATCGCCCGGCAGGCCAGCTTCCAGACCCACCTGGAGGAGGCCTGTCTGCACTTCGCCCGCCGCATCGGATACAG GTGCTCCAGTTGCCAGGTGGTCTTCGGGGGTCTGAACTCCATCAAGTCCCACATCCAGACGGCCCACTGCGAGGTGTTCCACAAGTGCCCCAGCTGCCCTATGGCCTTCAAGTCTGCCCCTAGTGCACAGGGACACATCAGCACCCAGCACCCCACCCTCACCGGGGGACAGGCCAA ATTGATCTAcaagtgtgtgatgtgtgataCAGTTTTTACCCAGAAACCCTTACTGTACATGCATTTCGACACCCACCTGGCCAAGCAAAAAGTGCATGTGTTCAAGTGTCCTGACTGCACCAAACTCTACGCGCAGAAAGGTTCCATGATGGAACACATAAAG ACTGCTCACAGAAGGCTGTCAGTCAAACAGGAGGGCCAATCCAATGCCTCTGCCCCTGCCCCCACCAACCCCTCAGCCCCCTCCCTCCCAAAATCCAAGCCCTCTGCAAAAAAGGACAACTCAGATGGGGAGGACTGGGGCCGAGaccaagaggaggaggaggaggaaggagaggaagaggggggtgagGACTATGAGGAACCTGAGAATCAGTCTAGTTCTATGGAGGTAGACAGCCATCGTGGGACCATCTCAGAATGGAGCTGCCAGCAATGTCAGAAGACCTTCACACAGAGTGACGACTACATCTCTCACATGAAGACAGAGCACGGAAAG GCTACGAAGAAGTTcccgtgttgtgtgtgtgagagctcctTCTCCACCTCTTCCAGCCTGCGGCGCCATGTACGCGTCATCCACGAGGGCAACAAGAGAGTCTTCCACTGCCA ATATTGCACAGAGGGCAAGCGGACCTTCAGCAGTCGGCTCATACTAGAGAAGCATATCCAGGTCCATCATCACAGAGTCAGAGCCACTGACGGACAG ACCAGGAAGCGTTCAGTCCCGGGTAAGGGCCCAGGCAGCTCATCTGAACTTGACGGAGAGGGGGGGCCACCAGGGGACGAGGAAGGGGGCGGCACGGACAGCAGAGAGGCCACAGAGGGGGGCGAGGAGGGCAGCATTCCCGTGAAGAAAACACGAGCGTTGGCGCTTCCCGAGCCCGAGGAGGACGACAACGTGTTCCGCTGCGTGCCGTGCGGCTTCGCCACGGAGGACGGCGCCGAGTTCCAGCGCCACATCCCGCAGCATCGCGCCGACGCCGCCTCCTTCCAGTGCCTGCAGTGTGGCGTGTGCTTCGCCTCAGCTGGCTCCCTGGGACGCCACCGTTTCATCACCCACCACGTGAGAGATCCCCAAGGGGAGTCCAACCACAGGCCACCCCGCACCCCCTCCTCCCCGGACGGCTTACCCTCATCCCCACAGGACGGAGAGGACGGTAAGGGGAAAATGAGCTGCAGGGTGTGCAGCCGGCGCTTCGACAGGGCCTCCGACCTTAACACCCACTTAAGGACCCACGGCATGGCCTTCATTACCGCCCACAAGACGGACAAGCCccagtag